Proteins from a single region of Pyrus communis chromosome 6, drPyrComm1.1, whole genome shotgun sequence:
- the LOC137736039 gene encoding uncharacterized protein: protein MAKFFQKYGIKQHMSTPRYPQGNRWAEASNKMILDCLKKSLTNKKGKWPDELPGCLWVYCTTKRLATGKTHFFLAFGSEAIIHPKVIKSSITALLPSIKQNSKEMATSLDLAEEKREQTITRIITYQ from the coding sequence atggcgaagttcttccaaaagtatggcattaagcagcacatgtccacgccgagatatcctcaaggcaatagGTGGGctgaagcatccaacaagatgatcctcgactgcctcaagaaatccctcaccaacaagaagggaaaatggccagacgaactcCCCGGATGTCTATGGGTATATTGCACCACCAAAAGACTAGCAACCGGTAAGACTCATTTCTTTTTGGCATTTGGctcagaagcaatcattcatcccAAAGTCATCAAGTCAAGTATCACCGCTCTACTACCAAGTATTAAGCAGAAcagtaaggagatggccacaagcttagatctggcagaggagaaGCGCGAGCAGACCATCACTCGCATTATAACCTACCAGTAG